ACCAGCAGGTCCAACTTGCCGCGCGGGGCTTCGTCATGCCACTTGGCTTCTTTCGGAAGCTGTCCGCCTTCTTCCCCAAGATCCTTACCCAGAACACCGTGATCGGTGCCCAGAAGGTGCTTCAGGAAGTACTCGTGCCCCTTGCCCGACGAACCCAACAGGTTCGAGCGCCAGACAAACAGGTTGCGCGGCCAGTTTTCGGGTGCATCCGGGTCCTCGCAGGACATTTCCAGATCGCCGGATTTTAGCTGTTGGGCTACATAGGCGGGGATTTCCATCCCGGCGTCTTTGGCCTGTTTTGCCACGTCCAGCGGGTTGGTTTTCAGCTGCGGTGCCGATGGCAACCAGCCCATCCGTTCAGCACGGATGTTATAGTCGATCATCGACGCATCCCAGTCACCTTCCGGTGCAGTGGGCGAGATGATCTCGCTGGCGGTCAGTGTCTCGTAGCGCCACTGATCCGAATGCGCATACCACATCGAGGTCGAGTTCATGTGACGCGGTGGGCGGTTCCAATCCAGCGCAAAGGCCAGCGGCAACCAACCGGTCTGCGGGCGCAGTTTTTCCTGACCCACGTAGTGCGCCCAACCACCGCCGGACTGACCGACACAACCGCACATGATCAGCATGTTGATCACGCCGCGATAGTTCATGTCCATGTGGTACCAGTGGTTCATCGCAGCACCGATGATGATCATCGACTTGCCGTTGGTCTTCTCGGCGTTTTGCGCGAATTCACGGGCGACGTGGACGATCTTGTCGGCGGACACGCCGGTGATCTTCTCGGCCCAAGCAGGTGTGCCCGGCACGTCTTCGTTATAGTCCTTGGCAACCCAGTCGCCGCCCAGACCACGATCAAGGCCGTAGTTGGCGCAGAACAGATCGAAGACGGTGGTTACACGGATCACACCTTCTTTGGTCTGGATCTCGCGTACAGGGATGTTGCGGGTCAGAACGTCGGGACGATCATCACCGGTCGAGAACTGTTCGGTCGCGTCGCCACCGAAATACGGGAAGTCCACGCCAGCAACACGATCATGGTCGCCATCGCCGATCAGCGTCATTTTCAGATCTGTGTCGGCCTCTTGGGCGCGTTCTTCGAGGTTCCATTCCCCGTCTTCGCCCCAGCGATACCCGATCGAGCCATTGGGCGCGACCAGACCACCGGATTTCTCGTCCAGAGCAACGGTCTTCCATTCCGGGTTGTTGTCTTCACCCAGCTTGCCGTCCAGATCGTCAGCACGCAGGAAGCGGCCGGGAACCAGTTTGCCGTTTTTGTCTTCCAGCTTCACCAGCATCGGGAAGTCGGAATACTTGCGGCAGTAGTCCTCGAAATACTCAACTTGGTTGTCCAAGTGGAATTCACGCAAGATCACGTGACCAAAGGCCATCGCCAGCGCCGCGTCGGTACCCTGTTTGACGTTCAGCCAAACGTCGCCAAACTTGGCAGCTTCCGAATAGTCGGGGCAGATGACGGCGGACTTGGTGCCGCGATAACGGGCTTCGGTATAGAAGTGCGCATCCGGCGTCCGGGTCTGCGGCACGTTGGAGCCCCAGAGCAGCAGGTAGCCAGCATTATACCAGTCGGCCGATTCCGGCACGTCGGTCTGTTCGCCCCACGTCATGGGCGAGGCCGGCGGAAGGTCACAATACCAGTCATAGAAGGATCCGCAGACCCCACCAATCAGGCTGAGGTAACGCGCGCCAGCAGCGTATGAGATCATCGACATCGCCGGGATCGGCGAGAAGCCAATAATGCGGTCAGGGCCGTGTTTCTTAGCCGTATAGGCGTTGGCGGCGGCGGTAATCTCGGTTGCTTCGTCCCAGCTTGCGCGGACAAAGCCACCCTTACCGCGGGTCTTCACATACGAGTCGCGCAGGATCGGGTCGCTCTGGATTGCGGTCCAGGCCTCGATCGGCGACATGGTCTGGCGCATCCGGCGCCATACTTTCATTAGGCGGCCACGTACCAGCGGGTTCTTCACGCGGTTTGCGGAATACAGATACCAGCTGTAGGACGCGCCACGGGCGCAACCGCGCGGTTCGTGGTTGGGTAGATCGGGGCGGGTGCGTGGGTAATCGGTTTGCTGGGTTTCCCAGGTTACGATCCCCGACTTCACGTAGATTTTCCACGAACACGATCCGGTACAGTTCACACCATGGGTCGAGCGCACAACTTTGTCGTGGCGCCAGCGATTCCGATAGGTGTCCTCCCAGTCGCGGTTTTCGTTGGTCACTTGGCCGTGACCGTTTGAAAACTGTTCCAGTTCTTTTGACTGGAAGAAGTTCAGTCTGTCGAGCAGGTGGCTCATCTGATTTCTCCTAGGTTGGCTGGCCTACCCCGGCATGTGCCGGGATAGGCGGGCAGACGTATCAGGGGTTCTTCACGTAAGCGCCGGGGCGCAGATAGAACCACCAGTTGATGGCGATGCAGACCGCATAGAAGATCGCAAAACCATAGAGCGCATACTCAGGCGTCCCGGCTTTCAGCTGTTCACCAAACACTTTGGGGATGATGAAGGCGCCGTAAGCCGCAACCGCAGCAGTCCAACCCAGTGCAGGGCCAGCCTGCTCTTTGTTGAAGACCATCGCGATGGTGCGGAAAGTCGAACCGTTACCAATGCCAGTGGCGGCAAACAGGATCAGGAACAGACCCAGGAACGGGTAGAAGTATTGTTCCGGGGTTGCCGACGAGTAGGCCTGCTGGATGAAGTAGGCGACACCCAAGGCCGAGGCGACCATGACGACCGAGATGATCTGGGTCACTTTCGCGCCACCAGCTTTGTCAGCCCACATACCACCCAGCGGGCGGATCAGAGCGCCGATGAACGGGCCCATCCAGGCAAACATCAGGGCCGACGGGCCGTTGGGGTTTACCATGTCGTGGGTCATCACACCGTCGACTTCAATGTGGCTGAAGCCGAACACAACTTTGATGGTCAGTGCCAGCGCGGCCGAGTAGCCGATGAACGAACCAAAGGTCATGGTGTAGATCACGGTCATCGCCCAAGTGTGCTTGTTTCCGAAGATCTTGTACTGACGGCTCAGGTTTTGCCCCACAGCGCCGGGGATCATTTTCAGACCCAGCACAGTCAAAGCGATAACGATGGGCAGTACGATCCACTTGGACACGCCCAGACCCGAGGTCGGCAGACCGGCTTCGGTGCCCGGCAGCAGCAGCCACAGGCCGAAAGCAGCGGTCAGGAACCCGATCAGCAACATGCCCGAGATCGTAGCGAAGGCGCCAAGCGGACCGGGGATGTTCGGAGACACATGTTCATCACGGATGTTGTTCATCCCCATCCAGCCGATGATGGCCAGCGGGACTAGGAACACCAGCCAGATCAAGCCCGCGTTCTGGATGTAAGTTTCAGTGCCAGCAGGGATCTTACCGATCAGCGTACCCGAGGTATTAACCAGCGTACGGCTTTCACCGCCGAAGATGCCCATAGTCATGGCCAGCGGGATCAGGATCTGCATGGTGGTCACACCAAAGTTGCCCAGACCTGCGTTCATACCCAGTGCATAGCCCTGAATTTTCTTCGGATAGAAGAAGCTGATGTTGGACATCGAGGACGAGAAGTTACCGCCGCCGATACCCGACAGGAAGGCCAGGATTTGGAAGTACCACAGCGGCGTATCTGGGTTTTGCAGTGCCAGACCAGCGCCGATGGCCGGGATCATCAAAAGTGCGGTGGTAAACACAATGGTGTTTCGCCCCCCCGCAATACGGATGAAGAAGGTCGACGGAATACGCAAAGTCGCGCCGGTCAGGCCAGCAATCGCACCCAGCGTGAACAGGTCGGATTTGGCAAAGCCAAAGCCAAGGTTGATCATCTGAACTGTGATGATGCCCCAGTACAGCCAAACGGCGAAGCCACACAGCAGGCTGGGAATGGAAATCCACAGATTTCGGTTGGCGATGGACTTGCCGGTGGAAGCCCAGAAGGCCTCGTCATCCGGTGTCCAGTTTCTTAGATCTTGTCCCACAATGATCCCTCCTCAGGAATTTTGACGGGCGAGCCACCGGGACGGGCGGCTCGCTAATTTTCTTCGATTAGATTTTTTCGGCGTGGGTGCGGTTGTACTCATCCACCACAGAGCGCGAATTGTTCACGGCGTTCACAGCACGGGCAGCGCGAAGCTCGAGCCCTTCAAGTTGAGCCTTCTCGAACAATG
The Aliiroseovarius pelagivivens DNA segment above includes these coding regions:
- a CDS encoding nitrate reductase subunit alpha, with translation MSHLLDRLNFFQSKELEQFSNGHGQVTNENRDWEDTYRNRWRHDKVVRSTHGVNCTGSCSWKIYVKSGIVTWETQQTDYPRTRPDLPNHEPRGCARGASYSWYLYSANRVKNPLVRGRLMKVWRRMRQTMSPIEAWTAIQSDPILRDSYVKTRGKGGFVRASWDEATEITAAANAYTAKKHGPDRIIGFSPIPAMSMISYAAGARYLSLIGGVCGSFYDWYCDLPPASPMTWGEQTDVPESADWYNAGYLLLWGSNVPQTRTPDAHFYTEARYRGTKSAVICPDYSEAAKFGDVWLNVKQGTDAALAMAFGHVILREFHLDNQVEYFEDYCRKYSDFPMLVKLEDKNGKLVPGRFLRADDLDGKLGEDNNPEWKTVALDEKSGGLVAPNGSIGYRWGEDGEWNLEERAQEADTDLKMTLIGDGDHDRVAGVDFPYFGGDATEQFSTGDDRPDVLTRNIPVREIQTKEGVIRVTTVFDLFCANYGLDRGLGGDWVAKDYNEDVPGTPAWAEKITGVSADKIVHVAREFAQNAEKTNGKSMIIIGAAMNHWYHMDMNYRGVINMLIMCGCVGQSGGGWAHYVGQEKLRPQTGWLPLAFALDWNRPPRHMNSTSMWYAHSDQWRYETLTASEIISPTAPEGDWDASMIDYNIRAERMGWLPSAPQLKTNPLDVAKQAKDAGMEIPAYVAQQLKSGDLEMSCEDPDAPENWPRNLFVWRSNLLGSSGKGHEYFLKHLLGTDHGVLGKDLGEEGGQLPKEAKWHDEAPRGKLDLLVTLDFRMSTTCVYSDIVLPTASWYEKNDLNTSDMHPFIHPLQAAVDPAYESKSDWEIFKAIAHKFQEVAPEILGVETDIVQVPLLHDTPGELAQDQVRDWKKDECDLIPGKTAPNYVAVERDYTAVYDHFVSLGPLLDKLGNGGKGIMVDAKHEVQHLRELNGVHEEGPAKGQPKIVTDIDATEVVLMLAPETNGEVAVKAWESLSKATGRDHTHLAKPKEDEKIRFRDIAAQPRKIISSPTWSGLESEDVCYNAGYTNVHELIPWRTLTGRQQTYQDHKWMLAFGEGFLSYRPPVDLKTITDDVHSEKDWPHVVLNFITPHQKWGIHSTYSDNLHMLTLNRGGPVIWISENDAKSAGIVDNDWVELYNSNGALTARAIVSQRMKDGTTFMYHAQEKIVNTPGSEKTGKRGGIHNSVTRTTLKPTHMIGGYAQQSYGFNYYGTVGANRDEFVVVRKMKKVDWLDREATPNKEAAE
- a CDS encoding antiporter, whose protein sequence is MGQDLRNWTPDDEAFWASTGKSIANRNLWISIPSLLCGFAVWLYWGIITVQMINLGFGFAKSDLFTLGAIAGLTGATLRIPSTFFIRIAGGRNTIVFTTALLMIPAIGAGLALQNPDTPLWYFQILAFLSGIGGGNFSSSMSNISFFYPKKIQGYALGMNAGLGNFGVTTMQILIPLAMTMGIFGGESRTLVNTSGTLIGKIPAGTETYIQNAGLIWLVFLVPLAIIGWMGMNNIRDEHVSPNIPGPLGAFATISGMLLIGFLTAAFGLWLLLPGTEAGLPTSGLGVSKWIVLPIVIALTVLGLKMIPGAVGQNLSRQYKIFGNKHTWAMTVIYTMTFGSFIGYSAALALTIKVVFGFSHIEVDGVMTHDMVNPNGPSALMFAWMGPFIGALIRPLGGMWADKAGGAKVTQIISVVMVASALGVAYFIQQAYSSATPEQYFYPFLGLFLILFAATGIGNGSTFRTIAMVFNKEQAGPALGWTAAVAAYGAFIIPKVFGEQLKAGTPEYALYGFAIFYAVCIAINWWFYLRPGAYVKNP